Proteins from one Sphingomonas sp. HF-S4 genomic window:
- a CDS encoding hydroxymethylglutaryl-CoA lyase, giving the protein MADPSFPDLTSPIDILVSEVGPRDGLQNVKAVMPIEARKAWISAEAAAGVREIEVGSFVPAKLLPQLEGTAEVVAHARTIPGLTVAVLVPNARGARDAIAAGAQKITLPLSVSETHSLRNLRRTHEQVIAEAAEIAAAIAALPAGERPHFEGSLSTAFGCTLEGAIPDAQILRLAEALMAAGCDEVGLADTSGYADPVSVRRLIGLLRGAVGEAAVQGIHLHNTRGLGLANVLAALDAGLTTVDSSLGGLGGCPFAPGASGNIVTEDLVFMLEAMGLRTGIDIGRLSAVRSILAQHLPGEPLYGFLPDAGVPLGFQPAGARKTEAA; this is encoded by the coding sequence ATGGCCGATCCGAGTTTTCCCGATCTGACGTCCCCGATCGACATATTGGTCAGCGAAGTCGGGCCGCGCGACGGGCTGCAGAACGTCAAGGCAGTGATGCCGATCGAGGCCCGGAAGGCGTGGATCAGCGCCGAGGCCGCTGCGGGGGTGCGCGAGATCGAAGTCGGCAGCTTCGTGCCCGCCAAGCTGCTGCCCCAGCTCGAAGGCACCGCCGAAGTCGTCGCGCATGCGCGGACCATCCCAGGGCTCACCGTCGCAGTACTCGTCCCCAACGCTCGCGGCGCGCGCGATGCGATCGCCGCGGGCGCCCAGAAGATCACCCTTCCCCTCTCGGTCTCCGAGACGCACAGCCTCCGCAACCTGCGCCGCACCCACGAGCAGGTGATCGCGGAAGCCGCCGAGATCGCCGCCGCAATCGCCGCGCTGCCCGCAGGCGAGCGCCCGCATTTCGAAGGCAGCCTGTCGACCGCGTTCGGCTGCACGCTCGAAGGCGCGATCCCCGACGCGCAGATCCTCCGCCTGGCGGAGGCGCTGATGGCTGCGGGCTGCGACGAAGTCGGGCTTGCAGACACCAGCGGCTATGCCGATCCGGTGTCGGTCCGGCGGCTGATCGGATTGCTGCGCGGCGCCGTCGGCGAGGCCGCGGTGCAGGGTATTCACTTGCACAACACCCGCGGGCTCGGGCTTGCCAACGTCCTCGCCGCGCTCGATGCCGGGCTTACCACGGTCGATTCGTCGCTCGGCGGGCTGGGCGGTTGCCCGTTCGCGCCCGGCGCAAGCGGCAATATCGTCACCGAGGACCTGGTGTTCATGCTCGAGGCGATGGGACTTCGCACCGGGATCGACATCGGGCGTCTATCCGCAGTGCGGTCAATCCTTGCGCAGCATTTGCCCGGCGAACCGCTTTACGGCTTCCTTCCCGATGCCGGCGTCCCGCTTGGATTCCAGCCGGCCGGCGCGCGCAAAACGGAGGCAGCATGA
- a CDS encoding CaiB/BaiF CoA transferase family protein yields MSALLPETELPLAGIRVIEFTHMVMGPTAGVVLADLGADVIKVEPIGGDHTRTLLGSGAGYFPMFNRNKRSICLDLKSADGVLAARRLIDGADVVIENFRPGALERMGLGAESFEQSNPGLIYCSAKGFLAGPYGHRTALDEVTQMMGGLAYMTGPPGRPLRAGSSVVDITGGMFGAIAVLAALERRHRTGRGGAVKCSLFETTAFLVGQHMAQQAVTGVPTAPMPVRVSAWAIYDVFETANADEQLFVGVVTDSQWVTFCSLFELGEIGVDPELARNNARVLARDRILPVVRAVFAASPRTELVAKLERAGLPFAPIAKPGDLFDDPHLNQGGGLVPITLADGSATRLPGLPLEIDGARSGVRHDVPAAGVHGAEVLAEIGYAAEEIARLREAGALG; encoded by the coding sequence ATGTCTGCATTGTTGCCCGAGACCGAACTGCCGCTGGCCGGCATTCGCGTGATTGAATTCACCCACATGGTGATGGGCCCCACCGCAGGGGTGGTGCTCGCCGATCTCGGCGCCGACGTGATCAAGGTCGAGCCGATCGGCGGCGACCATACCCGTACTCTGCTCGGCTCGGGCGCGGGCTATTTCCCGATGTTCAACCGCAACAAGCGCAGCATCTGCCTCGACCTCAAGAGTGCCGACGGGGTGCTCGCAGCGCGGCGGCTGATCGACGGCGCCGATGTGGTGATCGAGAATTTCCGCCCCGGCGCGCTCGAGCGGATGGGGCTTGGGGCGGAGAGTTTCGAGCAAAGCAATCCCGGCCTCATCTATTGCTCGGCCAAGGGATTCCTCGCCGGGCCCTATGGCCATCGCACCGCGCTTGACGAAGTCACCCAGATGATGGGCGGGCTAGCGTACATGACCGGGCCGCCGGGACGGCCGCTGCGCGCGGGCAGTTCGGTGGTCGACATCACCGGGGGGATGTTCGGAGCGATCGCGGTGCTGGCGGCGCTAGAGCGGCGGCATCGCACCGGGCGAGGCGGGGCAGTCAAATGCTCGCTGTTCGAGACCACGGCGTTTCTCGTCGGCCAGCATATGGCGCAGCAGGCGGTCACCGGCGTACCTACCGCACCGATGCCGGTGCGCGTCTCCGCCTGGGCGATCTACGACGTGTTCGAGACCGCCAATGCCGACGAGCAGCTCTTCGTCGGCGTGGTGACCGACAGCCAATGGGTGACCTTCTGTTCGCTGTTCGAGCTGGGCGAGATCGGCGTGGACCCCGAGCTGGCGCGCAACAACGCGCGGGTACTGGCACGCGACCGCATCTTGCCGGTGGTGCGCGCGGTATTCGCGGCGTCGCCACGCACGGAGCTGGTCGCGAAGCTCGAACGCGCGGGGCTTCCGTTTGCGCCGATCGCCAAGCCGGGGGATCTGTTCGACGATCCGCATCTCAACCAAGGCGGTGGGCTGGTCCCGATTACGCTTGCCGATGGTAGCGCGACGCGGCTGCCCGGGCTGCCGCTGGAGATCGACGGCGCGCGCTCGGGGGTGCGGCACGATGTGCCTGCTGCGGGCGTCCACGGCGCGGAGGTGCTGGCCGAGATCGGCTACGCGGCTGAAGAGATCGCGCGGCTGCGCGAGGCGGGGGCGCTGGGCTGA
- a CDS encoding GntR family transcriptional regulator, which produces MIDRDDATPLYHQLFLQLRDEIVRGRRGHGESIPTEIELAARHGVSRVTARRALEELSRGGLVERRRRTGTRVTFRLPTQPLEANVHRAVESLKAFGRTTSVRVIDVSEAPATSDVATALEIPEGTSVVHAQRLRSLDGQPLGLVSSWMAADVAAHVPLSGLATTPILALLEEAGLSIGSARQTIGAELADTALAELLAIPARSPLLTIERVVRGDDRPILFTRARYRADRYRITLDLGGAGEPLLTD; this is translated from the coding sequence ATGATCGACCGCGATGACGCCACCCCGCTGTACCACCAGCTATTCCTCCAGCTTCGCGACGAGATCGTCCGCGGCCGGCGCGGGCATGGCGAATCGATCCCCACCGAGATCGAGCTGGCGGCGCGCCACGGCGTATCGCGGGTCACCGCACGGCGCGCGCTCGAGGAGTTGTCGCGCGGCGGGCTGGTCGAGCGCCGCCGCCGCACCGGCACGCGAGTCACTTTCCGCCTGCCGACGCAGCCGCTCGAAGCCAATGTCCATCGCGCGGTGGAATCGCTCAAGGCGTTCGGGCGCACCACCTCGGTGCGTGTCATCGACGTCAGCGAGGCCCCCGCAACCAGCGACGTCGCCACCGCGCTCGAAATTCCGGAAGGCACCAGCGTCGTCCACGCCCAGCGGCTGCGCTCGCTCGACGGCCAGCCGCTCGGGCTGGTCAGCAGCTGGATGGCAGCGGATGTGGCGGCGCATGTGCCGCTGTCCGGGCTCGCGACCACGCCGATCCTCGCGCTGCTCGAAGAGGCCGGGCTGAGCATCGGCTCGGCGCGCCAGACGATCGGCGCCGAGCTGGCCGATACCGCGCTCGCCGAATTGCTCGCGATCCCAGCACGCTCGCCCTTGCTGACGATCGAGCGCGTCGTCCGCGGCGACGATCGCCCGATCCTGTTCACCCGTGCCCGCTACCGCGCCGATCGCTACCGGATCACGCTCGATCTCGGCGGCGCGGGCGAGCCGCTGCTCACGGATTGA
- a CDS encoding 3-isopropylmalate dehydratase large subunit encodes MPATLFEKLWRQHRIADLGDGVALIAIDRVMLHERTGGVALDSLSKSGRTVLAPGQAFAVMDHIVDTLPGRSDATKMPTGMAFITGTRAAAHAAGIGLFDLDDPRQGICHVISPEQGIVLPGVTLVCPDSHTGTQGAFGALAWGIGSSEAEHALATGTLRVRKPRTMRITVRGRLAAAVGAKDLALHIIAQVGSAGAQGHAVEFAGDGVAALDIEQRQTLCNMATEMSAFCAIIAPDDVSISALEGTPLAPTGAQWDQAVAAWRTLASDRDAAFDRDIAIDADEVAPMISWGTSPQQSIPVTGTVPRGEAETEANHRRALAYMGLEAGEALAGLRIDAAFIGSCTNSRLSDLRRAAAVVQGRRVAEGIRAICVPGSGAVKRAAEAEGIADTLIAAGFEWREPGCSMCFFAGGESFGLRERVVSTTNRNFESRQGPETRTHIASPELVAASAIAGRIVDPREA; translated from the coding sequence ATGCCCGCGACCCTGTTCGAGAAGCTATGGCGGCAGCATCGCATCGCCGATCTTGGTGACGGCGTCGCGCTGATCGCGATAGATCGCGTGATGCTCCACGAGCGCACCGGCGGTGTGGCGCTGGATAGCCTCTCCAAGTCGGGGCGGACGGTGCTGGCACCTGGCCAGGCCTTTGCGGTCATGGACCATATCGTCGATACGCTCCCCGGGCGCAGCGATGCGACGAAGATGCCGACAGGCATGGCGTTCATCACCGGCACGCGCGCGGCGGCGCATGCGGCGGGTATCGGGCTGTTCGACCTGGACGATCCACGCCAGGGCATCTGCCACGTCATCTCGCCCGAGCAGGGGATCGTGCTGCCTGGCGTTACCCTGGTCTGCCCCGACAGCCATACCGGCACGCAGGGCGCGTTCGGTGCGCTCGCCTGGGGGATCGGATCGAGTGAGGCCGAGCATGCGCTGGCGACGGGAACGCTTCGGGTCCGAAAACCCAGGACGATGCGCATCACCGTGCGCGGCCGGCTGGCGGCGGCTGTGGGCGCCAAGGACCTTGCGTTGCACATCATCGCGCAGGTCGGCTCGGCGGGCGCGCAGGGCCACGCGGTCGAGTTCGCCGGCGACGGCGTTGCCGCGCTCGACATCGAGCAGCGCCAGACGCTGTGCAATATGGCCACCGAGATGTCGGCCTTTTGCGCGATCATCGCGCCGGACGACGTGAGCATTTCCGCGCTGGAAGGCACGCCTCTGGCGCCGACGGGTGCGCAGTGGGACCAAGCGGTGGCTGCGTGGCGCACGCTCGCCAGCGACAGGGACGCGGCGTTCGATCGCGACATCGCGATCGACGCGGACGAGGTCGCACCTATGATCAGCTGGGGCACCAGCCCGCAACAATCGATCCCGGTGACCGGGACCGTGCCGCGGGGCGAAGCAGAGACCGAAGCCAATCACCGGCGCGCACTCGCCTATATGGGGCTGGAGGCAGGCGAGGCGCTGGCCGGGCTACGGATCGACGCTGCATTCATCGGATCATGCACCAACAGCCGCTTGTCGGACCTGCGCCGCGCCGCCGCGGTGGTGCAGGGACGCAGGGTGGCGGAGGGCATCCGTGCGATCTGCGTGCCGGGGTCGGGGGCGGTCAAGCGCGCTGCGGAGGCCGAGGGCATCGCCGACACGCTGATCGCGGCGGGGTTCGAATGGCGCGAGCCGGGCTGCTCGATGTGCTTCTTCGCCGGCGGCGAGAGCTTCGGGCTGCGCGAGCGCGTGGTCTCGACCACCAACCGCAATTTCGAAAGCCGGCAGGGCCCCGAGACCCGTACGCATATCGCCTCGCCCGAACTGGTTGCCGCCTCGGCGATCGCCGGGCGCATCGTCGATCCGCGCGAGGCCTGA
- the leuD gene encoding 3-isopropylmalate dehydratase small subunit, translating to MEAFSRVTAVALPLLFDNIDTDIIIPSREMKSVGKTGLADGLFAGWRYTAVGNREPAPDFLMNQPPFDRARVLIAGVNVGCGSSREHAVWALHEYGFRAVIAPSFNPIFRGNCIRNGVVPVQLEADSVRLLGEAARADPLGQQVTVDLDAMTASSGAGSFGFALEEDSRAMLRNGWDAIDLTLQHRDRIAAWREADRAERPWIYLEPRA from the coding sequence ATGGAAGCATTTTCCCGCGTCACCGCCGTCGCGCTGCCCTTGCTGTTCGACAATATCGACACCGATATCATCATTCCCTCGCGCGAGATGAAGAGCGTCGGCAAGACCGGGCTCGCCGACGGTCTGTTCGCGGGGTGGCGCTATACCGCGGTGGGGAACCGCGAGCCCGCGCCAGACTTCCTGATGAATCAGCCCCCGTTCGATCGCGCGCGCGTGCTGATCGCGGGCGTCAATGTCGGCTGCGGGTCGAGCCGCGAGCATGCGGTGTGGGCGCTGCACGAATATGGCTTTCGCGCGGTGATCGCGCCGTCGTTCAATCCGATCTTCCGCGGCAATTGCATCCGCAACGGCGTGGTGCCGGTGCAGCTCGAGGCCGACTCGGTGCGCCTGCTGGGGGAGGCGGCGCGGGCCGATCCGCTGGGGCAACAGGTGACCGTAGATCTTGACGCGATGACTGCGTCGTCGGGCGCGGGCAGCTTCGGCTTCGCGCTTGAGGAAGACAGCCGGGCGATGCTGCGCAACGGCTGGGACGCGATCGACCTCACTTTGCAGCATCGCGACCGCATCGCCGCCTGGCGCGAAGCCGATCGCGCCGAACGACCCTGGATCTATCTGGAGCCCCGCGCATGA
- a CDS encoding FAD-dependent oxidoreductase, with translation MTDILPAPDAFEFAVDVLVIGGGGTGLCAALAAADAGASVIVVERDKALLGSTAMSTGLIPAAGTPEQAAAGIDDSPERFAADILAKTKGRTDGDMALAIARESAKTIAWMRDVHGVPLQLIDGFLYPGHSVLRMYGTPKRSGEELMAALESAANAAGIPIVTEATAEQLFVDGDGAVRGVRLRRPDGSADDIGCAALVLACSGFGGAAEMVARLIPEMAGATYHGHPGNRGDAVRWGEAMGAGLADMSAYQGHGGLAAGHGIPILWPLIMTGGFQANSEGVRFSNEALGYSEQAAKVNAQPGQVAWSIFDKQRHEMMLAFADYQDALSAGAIVEAKDVEELAERTRLPLEVLAKTLAEVAGYAAGAAGDPFGRDFTAHPPLAAPYFAARVTGALFHTQGGLRIDAEARVLREDGTPMPNLFAGGGAARGVSGDGAEGYMAGNGLLTATTLGRLAGQGAARVSRD, from the coding sequence ATGACCGACATTCTTCCTGCTCCGGACGCGTTCGAGTTCGCGGTCGACGTGCTGGTGATTGGCGGCGGCGGCACCGGGCTGTGCGCGGCGCTGGCGGCGGCGGATGCGGGTGCCTCGGTGATCGTGGTCGAGCGCGACAAGGCGCTGCTCGGATCGACCGCAATGTCGACCGGGCTTATCCCCGCCGCGGGAACGCCGGAACAGGCCGCGGCGGGAATCGACGACAGCCCCGAGCGCTTTGCCGCCGACATTCTCGCCAAGACCAAGGGGCGCACCGACGGTGACATGGCGCTGGCGATTGCGCGTGAGTCGGCGAAGACGATCGCATGGATGCGCGATGTTCACGGTGTGCCGCTCCAGCTGATCGACGGGTTCCTCTATCCGGGCCACAGCGTGCTGCGGATGTACGGCACGCCCAAGCGCAGCGGCGAGGAACTGATGGCGGCGCTCGAAAGCGCGGCGAACGCGGCGGGTATACCGATCGTCACCGAGGCAACCGCAGAGCAATTGTTCGTCGATGGCGACGGCGCGGTGCGCGGGGTGCGGCTGCGGCGCCCCGATGGCAGCGCCGACGATATCGGTTGCGCGGCGCTGGTGCTCGCCTGTTCGGGATTCGGCGGCGCGGCCGAAATGGTCGCGCGGCTGATCCCCGAAATGGCGGGGGCGACCTATCACGGGCATCCGGGCAATCGTGGCGACGCGGTGCGCTGGGGCGAGGCGATGGGGGCTGGGCTCGCCGACATGTCCGCCTATCAGGGGCATGGCGGGCTCGCAGCAGGGCACGGCATACCGATCCTGTGGCCGCTGATTATGACCGGCGGGTTCCAGGCCAATAGCGAGGGCGTGCGCTTTTCGAACGAGGCACTCGGCTATTCGGAGCAGGCTGCCAAGGTCAACGCGCAGCCCGGGCAGGTCGCCTGGTCGATCTTCGACAAGCAGCGGCACGAGATGATGCTGGCCTTTGCCGACTATCAGGACGCGCTGTCCGCCGGGGCGATCGTCGAGGCCAAGGATGTGGAGGAACTGGCCGAGCGGACGCGGCTTCCGTTGGAGGTGCTGGCGAAGACGCTCGCCGAGGTGGCGGGCTACGCCGCCGGCGCGGCGGGCGATCCGTTCGGCCGCGACTTCACCGCGCATCCGCCGCTGGCTGCGCCGTACTTTGCCGCGCGGGTGACAGGCGCGCTGTTCCATACCCAGGGCGGGCTGCGCATCGACGCCGAGGCGCGGGTGCTGCGCGAGGACGGCACGCCGATGCCTAACCTGTTCGCCGGCGGCGGCGCGGCGCGCGGCGTCTCGGGCGACGGCGCCGAGGGGTATATGGCGGGCAACGGCTTGCTGACCGCGACGACGCTTGGGCGGTTGGCGGGGCAGGGGGCGGCTAGGGTATCGCGGGACTGA
- a CDS encoding isochorismatase family protein, translating into MPELDTDYAAAGFNGALPFGKSPALIIIDVVMAYIDPASPLYLGPVNALPELHRLRAAAKAAGVPVLFTNIAYAPGGLEGGMFYRKVPALKAFHAGSPLGAFPLELQPEEGDHVVSKFYPSAFFGTALAPMLHAMGVDTVLLTGYSTSGCVRASALDALCHGFAPYVISDACADRDTRPHEGNLFDMQAKMAEVIDTDRAIQLLGGV; encoded by the coding sequence ATGCCTGAACTCGATACCGATTATGCCGCCGCCGGCTTCAACGGCGCGCTGCCCTTCGGCAAGTCGCCCGCGTTGATCATCATCGATGTGGTGATGGCGTATATCGATCCCGCCTCGCCGCTCTATCTCGGCCCGGTCAACGCGCTGCCCGAGCTTCATCGGCTGCGCGCTGCCGCAAAGGCGGCCGGGGTGCCCGTGCTATTCACCAACATCGCCTACGCGCCCGGGGGGCTGGAGGGCGGGATGTTCTACCGGAAGGTGCCCGCGCTCAAGGCGTTTCACGCCGGCTCGCCGCTCGGCGCGTTCCCGCTCGAGCTTCAGCCCGAGGAGGGCGACCATGTCGTCTCCAAATTCTACCCCTCGGCGTTTTTTGGTACTGCGCTGGCGCCGATGCTCCACGCGATGGGCGTCGATACCGTGCTGCTCACTGGCTATTCGACCTCGGGCTGCGTCCGCGCCAGCGCGCTCGATGCGCTGTGCCACGGCTTCGCGCCTTATGTGATCAGCGACGCATGTGCTGACCGCGACACGCGCCCGCACGAGGGCAATCTGTTCGACATGCAGGCCAAGATGGCCGAAGTGATCGATACCGATCGGGCGATCCAATTGCTGGGCGGAGTATAA
- a CDS encoding isocitrate lyase/PEP mutase family protein — protein MLTRLLAPAPDGRRPRVQLPGCWDALTALLIERAGFPAAFLSGGALAMGRFGRPDIGLVTATELVDATAQIADRIGIPLVIDGDTGFGNTLTLQRLIRQLERAGAAAVQIEDQSFPKRCGHMAGKQVVPLREAVGRICAAVDARERLQIVARTDALAIEGVEAAVERAEAYLEAGADLIFIEGPRTMDEAQAIADRFATRVPLVHNLVEGGVTPSTEGNAFFDMGYAVMLHPLLLMHALVGAAPRMLDVLRETGSTDALRGEIADLGQMNHLTGAQALLEQADHYA, from the coding sequence ATGCTGACGCGGCTGCTCGCGCCGGCGCCGGATGGCCGGCGACCGCGCGTGCAGCTTCCCGGCTGCTGGGACGCACTGACCGCGCTGCTGATCGAACGCGCGGGCTTCCCCGCCGCGTTCCTCAGCGGCGGGGCGCTGGCGATGGGGCGGTTCGGACGTCCGGACATCGGGCTCGTCACTGCCACCGAGCTGGTCGACGCCACCGCGCAGATCGCCGACCGAATCGGCATCCCGCTGGTCATCGACGGCGATACCGGCTTCGGCAACACGCTGACCTTGCAGCGGTTGATCCGCCAGCTCGAACGCGCCGGCGCGGCCGCGGTGCAGATCGAGGACCAGAGCTTCCCCAAGCGCTGCGGGCATATGGCGGGCAAGCAGGTCGTGCCGCTGCGCGAGGCGGTGGGGCGCATCTGCGCCGCGGTCGACGCACGCGAGCGGCTCCAGATCGTCGCGCGCACCGACGCGCTGGCGATCGAGGGTGTCGAAGCGGCGGTCGAGCGCGCCGAAGCCTATCTCGAAGCCGGTGCCGACCTGATCTTCATCGAGGGGCCGCGCACGATGGACGAGGCGCAGGCGATCGCCGATCGCTTCGCCACGCGCGTGCCGCTGGTGCATAACCTGGTCGAAGGCGGCGTCACCCCTTCCACCGAGGGCAACGCGTTCTTCGACATGGGATATGCCGTCATGCTCCACCCGTTGCTGCTGATGCACGCGCTGGTGGGCGCCGCGCCGCGGATGCTCGACGTGCTGCGCGAGACCGGATCGACCGACGCACTGCGCGGCGAGATCGCCGACCTCGGCCAGATGAACCACCTCACCGGCGCGCAGGCGCTGCTGGAGCAAGCCGACCATTATGCCTGA
- a CDS encoding polysaccharide deacetylase family protein — MEYDYVPLPKRQPLTWPGGARVALILTFNLETWDLTKDTDKPYYAGGPAILPDILPGHTPDFPNYTWREYGQRVGLWRMIDLFDELGVPASCTTNAVTFERRKEMTDAVLERGWELMAHNWEQGELLSNFANDPAKEREIVLRTLDQFEKFTGRKSKGWLSSSLRGTLQTADILAEQGCTFYCDIMNDDQPYLLRTPHGPIVSTPYSNEINDFTFITRKNFTTDQFAQALIEELDVLYEEGATSGRIMNVGLHPHVSGRAHRIRALREFITHAKSLPGVWWATREEIADWYLANHESHIPGQLG, encoded by the coding sequence GTGGAGTATGATTACGTCCCCCTGCCCAAACGCCAGCCGCTGACGTGGCCGGGCGGCGCGCGCGTCGCGCTGATCCTGACGTTCAATCTCGAGACCTGGGATCTGACCAAGGACACCGACAAGCCCTATTATGCCGGCGGCCCGGCGATCCTGCCCGACATCCTGCCCGGCCATACCCCCGACTTCCCCAATTATACCTGGCGCGAGTACGGCCAGCGCGTCGGGCTGTGGCGGATGATCGACCTGTTCGACGAGCTCGGCGTGCCGGCATCGTGCACCACCAACGCGGTGACCTTCGAGCGCCGCAAGGAAATGACCGATGCGGTGCTCGAGCGCGGCTGGGAACTGATGGCGCACAATTGGGAGCAGGGCGAACTGCTCAGCAACTTCGCCAACGATCCCGCCAAGGAGCGCGAGATCGTGCTGCGGACGCTCGACCAGTTCGAGAAGTTCACCGGCCGCAAGTCGAAGGGCTGGCTGTCCTCGTCGCTACGCGGGACGTTGCAGACCGCCGACATCCTCGCCGAGCAGGGGTGCACTTTCTACTGCGACATCATGAACGACGATCAGCCCTATCTGCTGCGCACGCCGCACGGGCCGATCGTATCGACGCCCTACTCGAACGAGATCAACGACTTCACCTTCATCACGCGGAAGAACTTCACCACCGATCAGTTCGCCCAGGCGCTGATCGAGGAGCTCGACGTGTTGTACGAGGAAGGCGCGACCAGCGGGCGGATCATGAATGTCGGCCTCCACCCGCACGTCTCGGGCCGCGCGCACCGAATCCGCGCGCTGCGCGAGTTCATCACGCACGCCAAGAGCCTGCCCGGCGTGTGGTGGGCGACGCGCGAGGAGATCGCCGACTGGTATCTCGCCAACCACGAGAGCCATATCCCGGGCCAGCTCGGCTGA
- a CDS encoding maleate cis-trans isomerase family protein gives MTDSLGWRCKFAVVAPSTNTSVQPEYDDMRPRGVTNHFSRIAIPDTKVTDTDSFMEMLQNIRDATFDATDVAMSMSPDCVIMGMSAETFWDGAEGADRLHKRMVERTGGVPVIMGSTAVDAAIQAYGGIKKLGIITPYMPVGDDNVRRFFTDQGYEVVHLVGLQSPSPMLIAHETPQRLKQAAIEVSEGVDAIIQCGTNLAFAAVAAMAEFWLEKPVIAINTATYWHALRTMGIKDQIDGLGALLRDH, from the coding sequence ATGACCGATTCTCTGGGATGGCGGTGCAAGTTCGCAGTGGTTGCGCCGTCCACCAACACCAGCGTCCAGCCCGAATATGACGACATGCGCCCGCGCGGCGTGACCAATCATTTTTCCCGGATCGCGATCCCCGACACCAAGGTGACCGACACCGACAGCTTCATGGAGATGCTGCAGAACATCCGCGACGCGACCTTCGACGCGACCGATGTCGCGATGTCGATGTCGCCCGATTGCGTGATCATGGGGATGTCGGCCGAGACCTTCTGGGATGGCGCCGAGGGCGCCGACCGGCTGCACAAGCGCATGGTCGAGCGCACCGGCGGCGTGCCGGTGATCATGGGCTCGACCGCGGTCGATGCCGCGATCCAGGCCTATGGCGGGATCAAGAAGCTCGGCATCATCACCCCCTATATGCCGGTGGGCGACGACAATGTGCGCCGCTTCTTCACGGACCAGGGCTATGAGGTAGTCCATCTCGTGGGGCTGCAATCGCCCTCGCCGATGCTGATCGCGCATGAGACCCCGCAGCGGTTGAAGCAGGCGGCGATCGAGGTATCCGAGGGCGTCGATGCGATCATCCAGTGCGGCACCAACCTCGCCTTCGCGGCGGTCGCTGCAATGGCCGAATTCTGGCTGGAGAAGCCGGTGATCGCGATCAACACCGCAACCTACTGGCATGCATTGCGCACGATGGGCATCAAGGACCAGATCGACGGCTTAGGCGCGCTACTGCGCGACCATTGA
- a CDS encoding DUF1330 domain-containing protein, whose protein sequence is MAAYIVATVRISDPERFAAYAKGISGLSEQFGGVAVVKGPVAEVLEGGSPVGERVVVTRYESADDARAYIASEQYCAASVHREGAADVEMRLLIE, encoded by the coding sequence ATGGCAGCCTATATCGTTGCGACCGTACGCATTTCCGATCCGGAGCGCTTCGCCGCCTATGCCAAGGGCATATCCGGGCTGAGCGAGCAGTTCGGCGGCGTGGCGGTGGTAAAGGGACCGGTCGCCGAGGTGCTCGAAGGCGGCTCGCCGGTCGGCGAGCGCGTGGTGGTCACGCGCTACGAGAGCGCCGACGACGCCCGCGCCTATATCGCCTCCGAACAATATTGCGCCGCCAGCGTGCACCGCGAAGGCGCAGCCGACGTCGAGATGCGGCTGCTGATCGAATGA